A region of Streptomyces sp. NBC_01264 DNA encodes the following proteins:
- the ggt gene encoding gamma-glutamyltransferase: protein MRGPAARNLALVALAGALVSTGAAAPSSLGAAPPKVPVAAGYGGAVASVDADASAVGIAVLRSGGNAVDAAVATAAALGVTEPYSAGIGGGGYFVYYDARSGRVRTIDGRETAPATATAELFQEDGKPIPFAEGQTSGRGVGVPGTPATWQSALESWGTRPLGQLLKPAEKLAREGFTVDSTFRAQTELNEARFRDFPDTRELFLPGGALPVVGSTFKNPDLAATYAELARKGAGALYRGRLAEDIVRAVRTPPVDPDATRVVRSGDLTTRDLRAYETKRQDPTRVGYRGLDVYSMAPSSSGGTTVGEALNILERTDLGALSEAQYLHRFIEASRISFADRGRWVGDPAAEDVPTKELLSQAYADSRGCLIDPAKTLTSPLAPGDPRKPAACGGSGQAAPTTYEGENTTHLTVADRWGNVVSYTLTIESTGGSAITVPGRGFLLNNELTDFSFAPAAPGVPDPNLPGPGKRPRSSMSPTIVLEDGRPVLALGSPGGATIITTVLQTLTGHLDRGLPLVDAIAAPRASQRNQTTTELEPGLWNSPVRAELEALGQGFRQNPEIGAATGVQRLPDGRWLAAAETSRRGGGSAMVVRPYGGR, encoded by the coding sequence ATGCGTGGTCCCGCCGCACGTAACTTAGCGCTCGTCGCCCTCGCCGGGGCGCTCGTCTCGACCGGGGCGGCCGCCCCGTCGTCGCTGGGCGCCGCACCGCCGAAGGTCCCGGTGGCCGCGGGCTACGGCGGAGCCGTCGCCAGCGTCGACGCCGATGCCAGCGCGGTGGGCATCGCCGTCCTGCGCTCCGGCGGCAACGCCGTGGACGCGGCCGTCGCGACGGCCGCCGCGCTCGGGGTCACCGAGCCGTACTCCGCCGGGATCGGCGGGGGCGGGTACTTCGTGTACTACGACGCCCGGTCCGGCCGGGTCCGTACCATCGACGGGCGCGAGACGGCCCCGGCGACGGCCACCGCCGAGCTGTTCCAGGAGGACGGGAAGCCGATCCCCTTCGCGGAGGGCCAGACCAGCGGCCGTGGCGTCGGCGTCCCCGGTACGCCGGCGACCTGGCAGAGCGCGCTGGAGTCCTGGGGCACCCGTCCACTGGGCCAACTCCTCAAGCCCGCCGAGAAACTGGCCCGCGAGGGCTTCACCGTGGACTCCACCTTCCGGGCCCAGACCGAGCTCAACGAGGCCCGGTTCAGGGACTTCCCCGACACGCGGGAGCTCTTCCTGCCCGGCGGCGCCCTCCCGGTGGTCGGCTCCACCTTCAAGAACCCCGACCTGGCCGCCACGTACGCCGAGCTCGCCCGCAAGGGCGCGGGCGCGCTCTACCGGGGCAGGCTGGCCGAGGACATCGTCCGGGCCGTGCGCACGCCCCCGGTGGACCCGGACGCCACCCGCGTGGTCCGCTCCGGCGATCTGACGACCAGGGACCTGCGCGCGTACGAGACCAAGCGGCAGGACCCGACCCGGGTCGGCTACCGGGGCCTGGACGTCTACAGCATGGCCCCGTCCTCCTCCGGCGGCACCACCGTCGGCGAGGCGCTGAACATCCTGGAGCGCACCGACCTCGGCGCGCTCAGCGAAGCCCAGTACCTGCACCGCTTCATCGAGGCCTCCCGGATCTCCTTCGCGGACCGGGGCCGCTGGGTCGGCGACCCGGCCGCCGAGGACGTGCCCACGAAGGAGCTGCTCTCGCAGGCCTACGCGGACTCGCGCGGCTGCCTCATCGACCCGGCCAAGACGCTGACCAGTCCGCTGGCTCCGGGGGATCCCCGCAAGCCGGCCGCCTGCGGCGGCTCCGGGCAGGCCGCCCCGACCACGTACGAGGGGGAGAACACCACGCACCTGACGGTCGCCGACCGCTGGGGCAACGTGGTCTCCTACACGCTGACCATCGAGTCGACCGGCGGCAGCGCCATCACCGTCCCGGGGCGCGGCTTCCTGCTCAACAACGAGCTGACCGACTTCTCCTTCGCCCCGGCGGCGCCAGGCGTCCCCGACCCGAACCTGCCGGGACCCGGCAAGCGGCCGCGCTCGTCGATGTCGCCGACCATCGTGCTGGAGGACGGGCGCCCGGTGCTGGCGCTGGGCTCCCCGGGCGGGGCGACCATCATCACCACGGTGCTCCAGACCCTGACCGGGCACCTGGACCGCGGGCTGCCGCTGGTCGACGCCATCGCGGCGCCGCGGGCCAGCCAGCGCAACCAGACCACCACCGAGCTGGAGCCGGGCCTGTGGAACAGCCCGGTCCGGGCGGAGCTGGAGGCCCTCGGCCAGGGCTTCCGGCAGAACCCGGAGATCGGCGCGGCCACGGGGGTCCAGCGACTGCCCGACGGGCGGTGGCTGGCCGCGGCCGAGACGAGCCGACGGGGCGGAGGCTCGGCGATGGTGGTGCGCCCGTACGGGGGGCGGTAG
- the map gene encoding type I methionyl aminopeptidase, whose protein sequence is MVELKTDRSIDRMRAAGRVVAHALAAAWDRAAVGVSLLELDLAAREVLREAGASSPFLGYRPRFAPVPFPAVICASVNDAIVHGIPTDYRLRDGDLVSIDCGAKLDGWVGDAAVSFTVGAARPADLRLISTAEAALAAGIAAARHGNRIGDIAHAIGTVCRSAGYGIPDGFGGHGIGRSMHEEPGVPNEGPAGQGTKLRAGMVIAIEPMLIAGGTDDYACDPDGWTLRTVDGSRAAHAEHTVAITAAGPRILTAL, encoded by the coding sequence ATGGTGGAACTCAAGACAGACCGATCGATCGACCGGATGCGTGCCGCGGGCCGCGTCGTCGCACACGCCCTCGCCGCCGCCTGGGACCGGGCCGCCGTAGGGGTCTCCCTGCTGGAGCTCGACCTGGCCGCGCGCGAGGTGCTCCGCGAGGCCGGCGCGAGCTCGCCCTTCCTCGGCTACCGGCCGCGGTTCGCCCCGGTCCCCTTCCCCGCGGTGATCTGCGCCTCCGTCAACGACGCGATCGTGCACGGCATCCCGACCGACTACCGGCTGCGCGACGGCGACCTGGTCAGCATCGACTGCGGCGCGAAACTGGACGGCTGGGTCGGCGACGCCGCCGTCAGCTTCACCGTCGGCGCGGCCCGCCCGGCCGACCTGCGGCTCATCTCGACCGCCGAGGCCGCCCTCGCCGCGGGCATCGCCGCCGCGCGGCACGGCAACCGCATCGGCGACATCGCCCACGCCATCGGCACCGTCTGCCGTTCCGCCGGGTACGGCATCCCCGACGGCTTCGGCGGCCACGGCATCGGACGCTCCATGCACGAGGAGCCGGGCGTACCCAACGAGGGCCCGGCGGGACAGGGTACGAAGCTGCGTGCCGGCATGGTCATCGCGATCGAGCCCATGCTCATCGCGGGCGGTACGGACGACTACGCCTGCGACCCGGACGGCTGGACCCTGCGGACCGTCGACGGCAGCCGCGCCGCGCACGCCGAGCACACGGTCGCGATCACCGCCGCCGGCCCGAGGATCCTCACCGCCCTGTAG
- a CDS encoding cytochrome P450, with product MDQGPAPDVFDPRLYAEGVPYERYRLLRDHRPVAWQREPEVLGWPAGPGFWAVTRHADVVRVLRDHQTYSSHLGATQIRDPDPADLPFLRRTMLNQDPPEHGTLRRTVARAFTPARVDAFAARVRGRARTLLRAARDGAEDGAADLVRTVTDEYALLNLTDLLGVPAADRGLLLEWTVRIIGYQDPEDAPAPLLGPDGKPLNPRSPALLGEMFAYARELAAYKRAHPGDDVMTALALAGLQDAELEMFFFLLTVAGNDTVRSAAPGGLLALARDPGAYAALADGRVPPARAVEELLRVHPPVLSFRRTAAADTELAGQRIRAGDKVVVFHASANHDERVFTDPDRLDLGRAPNPHVSFGDGPHVCLGAHFARLQLRVLHEEWAASMPAPELAGPPRRLVSNFINGITRLPLRVSGPGR from the coding sequence ATGGACCAAGGACCGGCCCCCGACGTCTTCGACCCGCGCCTCTACGCCGAAGGCGTCCCGTACGAGCGCTACCGCCTGCTGCGCGACCACCGGCCGGTGGCCTGGCAGCGCGAGCCCGAGGTGCTCGGCTGGCCCGCGGGCCCCGGCTTCTGGGCCGTCACCCGGCACGCCGACGTGGTCCGGGTGCTGCGCGACCACCAGACGTACTCCTCGCACCTGGGCGCCACCCAGATCCGCGACCCCGACCCGGCCGACCTGCCGTTCCTGCGGCGCACCATGCTCAACCAGGATCCCCCCGAGCACGGGACCCTGCGCCGGACCGTGGCCCGCGCCTTCACCCCGGCCCGCGTCGACGCCTTCGCCGCCCGGGTCCGCGGCCGCGCCCGTACGCTGCTGCGCGCCGCCCGCGACGGCGCCGAGGACGGGGCCGCCGACCTGGTGCGCACCGTCACCGACGAGTACGCCCTGCTGAACCTCACCGACCTGCTGGGCGTCCCGGCCGCCGACCGGGGCCTGCTGCTGGAGTGGACCGTACGGATCATCGGGTACCAGGACCCCGAGGACGCACCGGCGCCGCTCCTCGGCCCGGACGGGAAGCCGCTGAACCCGCGCTCGCCCGCGCTGCTGGGGGAGATGTTCGCCTACGCCCGCGAGCTGGCCGCGTACAAACGGGCCCACCCGGGGGACGACGTGATGACCGCCCTCGCGCTCGCCGGACTCCAGGACGCGGAGCTGGAGATGTTCTTCTTCCTGCTCACCGTCGCGGGCAACGACACCGTGCGCAGCGCCGCGCCCGGCGGCCTGCTCGCCCTGGCCCGCGACCCGGGCGCCTACGCCGCCCTCGCCGACGGCCGGGTCCCTCCGGCCCGGGCCGTGGAGGAACTCCTGCGCGTGCACCCGCCGGTGCTGAGTTTTCGCCGCACCGCCGCCGCCGACACCGAGCTCGCCGGACAGCGGATCCGGGCCGGTGACAAGGTGGTGGTGTTCCACGCCTCCGCCAATCACGACGAGCGCGTCTTCACCGACCCCGACCGCCTCGACCTCGGCCGCGCCCCCAACCCGCACGTCTCCTTCGGCGACGGCCCGCACGTGTGCCTGGGCGCGCATTTCGCCCGGCTCCAGCTGCGCGTGCTCCACGAGGAGTGGGCCGCCTCCATGCCGGCGCCCGAACTGGCAGGTCCGCCGCGCCGGTTGGTGTCGAACTTCATCAACGGGATCACACGGCTGCCGCTGCGGGTGTCCGGGCCGGGCCGGTGA
- a CDS encoding sensor histidine kinase, which translates to MRRFAPLGLRTRLIAAFLLVAAICAVSTAALTYQQARNAILKQSQDTAVSTLRDLVDSQYTQLPMGQAELQRLVGELGKRGQPHPWIVYGEYGKLRATSNQGGATTSPSVTEQLRRQVTSHPHGAFQRTEDRNGNLSLVVGMPAVFKYGEAYENTGAVFYAVVPLDSEQTTVQALVAAARMGAVPGLAIALIPALLAARSVLRPVRDMRKAAQRLGRGRLDTRIEVRGADELAGLARTFNETARALEQSVSELREAEARARRFAADVSHELRTPLAGMLAVTEVLDEGAEDLDADTAKALRLISAETGKLAVLVEDLMEISRFDARAAELNLDEVDVAEAVTKTLERRHWTDGRVSTDLPPDVRARLDPRRFDVVLANLVGNALKHGGTPVRVSVRTGSGPEGARLLVEVADSGPGIAPEVLPHIFDRFFKADAARTRSTGSGLGLAITLENVRLHGGTLRAANGPGGGALFTLDMPLEARV; encoded by the coding sequence ATGAGACGTTTCGCACCGCTGGGCCTGCGCACCCGGCTGATCGCCGCCTTCCTGCTGGTCGCCGCCATCTGCGCGGTGAGCACGGCCGCACTCACCTACCAGCAGGCGCGCAACGCGATCCTCAAGCAGAGCCAGGACACCGCCGTCAGCACCCTGCGCGACCTGGTCGACTCCCAGTACACCCAACTGCCCATGGGGCAGGCCGAACTCCAGCGGCTCGTCGGGGAACTGGGCAAGCGCGGCCAGCCGCACCCCTGGATCGTCTACGGGGAGTACGGAAAGCTCCGCGCCACCTCCAACCAGGGCGGCGCGACCACCTCGCCCTCCGTCACCGAACAGCTCCGCCGCCAGGTGACCTCGCATCCGCACGGGGCCTTCCAGCGCACGGAGGACCGGAACGGCAACCTCTCCCTCGTCGTGGGCATGCCCGCCGTCTTCAAGTACGGCGAGGCCTACGAGAACACCGGGGCCGTCTTCTACGCCGTCGTGCCTCTGGACAGCGAGCAGACCACCGTCCAGGCCCTGGTCGCCGCCGCCCGCATGGGCGCCGTACCCGGCCTGGCGATCGCCCTGATCCCCGCCCTGCTCGCGGCGCGCAGCGTCCTGAGGCCCGTACGGGACATGCGCAAGGCCGCGCAGCGGCTGGGGCGCGGCCGGCTCGACACCCGGATCGAGGTGCGCGGGGCCGACGAACTCGCCGGACTCGCCCGCACCTTCAACGAGACGGCCCGCGCACTCGAACAGTCGGTCAGCGAACTCCGGGAGGCCGAGGCCCGCGCCCGCCGCTTCGCCGCCGACGTCTCCCACGAACTGCGCACCCCGCTCGCCGGGATGCTCGCCGTCACCGAGGTGCTCGACGAGGGCGCCGAGGACCTGGACGCCGACACCGCCAAGGCGCTGCGCCTGATCAGCGCCGAGACCGGGAAGCTCGCCGTGCTCGTCGAGGACCTCATGGAGATCTCCCGGTTCGACGCCCGCGCCGCCGAGCTCAACCTCGACGAGGTGGACGTCGCCGAGGCCGTCACCAAGACCCTGGAACGCCGCCACTGGACCGACGGGCGGGTCAGCACCGACCTGCCCCCGGACGTCCGCGCCCGGCTCGACCCGCGCCGCTTCGACGTGGTCCTCGCCAACCTCGTGGGCAACGCCCTCAAACACGGCGGGACCCCGGTCCGCGTCTCGGTCCGCACCGGGAGCGGGCCCGAGGGGGCACGGCTGCTCGTCGAGGTCGCCGACAGCGGGCCCGGCATCGCCCCCGAGGTGCTGCCGCACATCTTCGACCGGTTCTTCAAGGCCGACGCCGCCCGCACCCGTTCCACGGGCAGCGGCCTGGGACTGGCCATCACCCTGGAGAACGTCCGCCTGCACGGCGGTACCCTGCGCGCCGCCAACGGCCCCGGCGGAGGCGCGCTCTTCACCCTCGACATGCCGCTGGAGGCCCGCGTATGA
- a CDS encoding response regulator transcription factor: MPRVLLIEDDPSIREGVGLGLRRRGHDVSAAETGEAGLELMASFHPELVLLDLMLPGINGVQVCRRIRETSQVPIIMLTARGDDFDIVVGLEAGADDYIVKPARTEVIEARIKAVLRRLSEPAGSRPDVEFHGELAVDRAGLTVARNGERLPLAPSEIKLLLHLSASPEQVFSRQQLLEYVWEHSYHADARLVDACVRRLRHKIEDPDGAPRYIQTVRGFGYRFGPL, from the coding sequence ATGCCACGCGTACTGCTGATCGAGGACGACCCTTCCATCAGGGAGGGCGTGGGTCTCGGCCTGCGCCGCCGAGGCCACGACGTGAGCGCCGCCGAGACCGGCGAGGCCGGACTCGAACTCATGGCGAGCTTCCACCCCGAGCTCGTCCTGCTCGACCTGATGCTGCCCGGCATCAACGGAGTCCAGGTCTGCCGCCGGATCCGCGAGACCAGCCAGGTCCCGATCATCATGCTCACCGCACGCGGCGACGACTTCGACATAGTCGTCGGCCTGGAGGCCGGCGCCGACGACTACATCGTCAAACCCGCCCGCACCGAGGTCATCGAAGCCCGCATCAAGGCCGTGCTGCGCCGCCTCAGCGAGCCCGCGGGCAGCCGCCCCGACGTGGAGTTCCACGGCGAGCTGGCCGTCGACCGGGCCGGGCTCACCGTCGCCAGGAACGGCGAGCGCCTCCCGCTGGCCCCCAGCGAGATCAAGCTCCTGCTGCACCTGTCGGCCTCGCCCGAGCAGGTCTTCTCGCGCCAGCAGCTCCTCGAATACGTCTGGGAGCACAGCTACCACGCCGACGCCCGGCTGGTGGACGCCTGCGTACGCCGCCTGCGCCACAAGATCGAGGACCCCGACGGCGCCCCCCGCTACATACAGACCGTGCGCGGCTTCGGCTACCGCTTCGGCCCGCTGTAA